One genomic region from Balneola sp. encodes:
- a CDS encoding phosphoglycerate mutase, translated as MKKLFLLCSILLFSGPLLGQSTDNAAQETTLIMVRHAEKMDDGTRDPSLNDAGVERAERLANLLQEDFEVSAVYSTPYKRTQETAKPLADLIGSEIQTYDPRDPQGFIGFLMDSKKGKTVLIVGHSNTTPALVNLALGEDKYEQLDESAYGNIFIVSIDEKGEASVEERMY; from the coding sequence ATGAAAAAGCTTTTTTTACTTTGCTCCATACTTCTTTTCAGCGGACCACTTTTAGGACAATCAACAGATAATGCTGCACAAGAAACTACTTTAATAATGGTTCGCCATGCCGAAAAAATGGATGATGGAACCAGAGATCCTTCCTTAAATGACGCAGGGGTAGAAAGAGCTGAAAGATTAGCTAACTTGCTTCAGGAAGATTTTGAAGTTAGTGCCGTCTATAGTACTCCCTATAAACGAACACAGGAAACAGCAAAACCTCTTGCCGATTTGATTGGCTCTGAAATTCAGACGTATGATCCAAGAGATCCTCAAGGCTTTATTGGGTTTTTGATGGATTCAAAAAAGGGGAAGACCGTGCTTATTGTTGGGCATTCCAATACCACGCCGGCACTGGTAAATCTTGCTCTTGGAGAGGATAAGTATGAACAACTGGATGAAAGTGCTTACGGTAATATCTTCATCGTTTCTATAGATGAAAAAGGAGAGGCTTCAGTAGAAGAAAGAATGTATTAG
- a CDS encoding tRNA-specific adenosine deaminase, whose protein sequence is MNKIDLPVWQQHQRFMARAFMLAEQAYDEGEVPVGAIVVQDNQIIGKGYNQVQRLNDPTAHAEMLAISAACETLNEKYLSDCTLYVTLEPCPMCAGASVWSKLGTVVFGATDAAAGGCGSVFNIVANNKLNHKVSVIQGVMEADCEHLMKAFFQEKRER, encoded by the coding sequence ATGAATAAAATTGATCTTCCGGTTTGGCAACAACATCAGCGATTTATGGCTCGGGCTTTTATGCTCGCTGAACAGGCTTATGATGAAGGTGAAGTTCCGGTGGGTGCCATAGTCGTTCAGGATAATCAAATAATTGGAAAGGGCTACAATCAGGTTCAACGCTTAAATGATCCTACTGCCCATGCTGAGATGCTGGCTATATCGGCTGCATGTGAAACACTAAATGAAAAATACCTTAGTGATTGTACACTCTATGTAACGCTTGAACCCTGCCCTATGTGTGCAGGCGCAAGTGTTTGGAGCAAACTGGGAACAGTTGTATTTGGAGCTACTGATGCTGCAGCCGGTGGTTGCGGCAGTGTGTTTAATATCGTTGCAAATAATAAACTCAATCATAAAGTGTCGGTTATTCAGGGAGTAATGGAAGCTGATTGTGAGCATCTCATGAAAGCATTCTTCCAGGAAAAAAGAGAACGATAA
- a CDS encoding AAA family ATPase, protein MSTDVQDPVKLADEFHKVFHQIKKEIHKAVIGQDDIIDLLLISLFSRGHCVLVGVPGLAKTLLIRTLSESLSLTFNRIQFTPDLMPGDITGTEVIEENKDTGRKEFTFIKGPVFANILLADEINRTPPKTQAALLEGMQEYHVTTGGKTYDLDTPFFVLATQNPIEQEGTYPLPEAQLDRFMFNVWVDYPSLEEEKEIVSKTTAHQDINIQALVTKEKIKELQALVREVPVPDNVLDFAVELVSKTRPGTDMAPDYINKYMSWGAGPRASQYLILGGKARALSQGRYHVTEDDIKELAIPVLRHRIVNNYAAEAEGYTTVKLIQMLIEEG, encoded by the coding sequence ATGAGCACAGATGTACAGGACCCGGTGAAGTTGGCGGATGAATTCCATAAGGTTTTTCATCAGATAAAAAAAGAAATACATAAGGCAGTTATTGGTCAGGATGATATTATTGACCTCCTGCTTATCAGTTTGTTCTCCAGAGGACATTGCGTTTTGGTAGGTGTTCCCGGACTGGCAAAAACGTTGTTAATCCGAACTCTATCAGAATCTCTTAGTCTGACTTTCAATCGTATACAGTTTACTCCGGATCTAATGCCTGGTGATATTACAGGTACCGAGGTTATTGAAGAGAATAAAGACACTGGGCGTAAAGAATTTACTTTTATAAAAGGGCCTGTTTTTGCAAACATCCTTTTAGCCGACGAGATCAACCGTACTCCTCCAAAAACTCAGGCAGCTTTGCTTGAGGGGATGCAAGAATATCACGTAACAACCGGTGGTAAGACCTACGACTTGGACACCCCCTTCTTTGTATTAGCTACACAAAATCCAATTGAACAAGAAGGAACCTACCCTCTGCCGGAAGCTCAGCTTGACCGTTTCATGTTCAATGTTTGGGTTGATTATCCTTCCCTTGAAGAAGAAAAGGAGATTGTTAGTAAAACAACGGCACATCAGGATATTAATATTCAAGCCTTGGTGACGAAAGAAAAAATCAAGGAACTTCAGGCGCTGGTTCGAGAAGTTCCGGTTCCCGATAATGTTCTAGACTTTGCGGTGGAACTTGTTTCTAAGACTCGCCCAGGCACCGATATGGCCCCTGATTATATTAATAAGTACATGAGTTGGGGTGCGGGCCCCAGAGCGTCTCAGTATCTAATTTTAGGCGGGAAAGCACGAGCCTTATCCCAAGGACGATATCATGTAACTGAAGACGATATTAAGGAATTAGCCATTCCGGTATTAAGGCATCGAATAGTCAATAATTATGCAGCCGAAGCCGAAGGTTATACTACGGTTAAGCTGATCCAGATGCTTATAGAAGAAGGCTAA
- a CDS encoding L-glyceraldehyde 3-phosphate reductase has product MSFSENRYSQIPYRRCGDSGLMLPILSLGLWHNFGGKADLDNARDILRTAFNHGITHFDLANNYGPPPGSAEENFGKILHSDFKGYRDELIISTKAGYRMWDGPYGEWGSRKYLISSIDQSLKRMNLDYVDVFYHHRPDPDTPLEESMMALDQIVRSGKALYAGISNYGGEKTRQAKHILAELGTPFIIHQPMYNMFVRGPEEDLFPVLKEEGIGCIPFSPLSQGLLTNKYIGGIPEKSRIADPDGFLQENDLTQEKLDKIIALNEVAEKRGQSLAQLALVWVLRNEVVTSALIGVSKKEQLLDNIAALDNLELTEEEQNQIESILN; this is encoded by the coding sequence ATGAGTTTTTCAGAAAATCGTTATAGCCAAATTCCCTATCGCAGATGTGGTGATAGTGGACTAATGCTTCCAATACTGTCATTAGGTTTGTGGCATAATTTTGGAGGTAAAGCAGATCTTGATAATGCCAGAGATATTCTTAGAACGGCTTTTAATCATGGGATAACCCATTTTGACCTTGCCAATAACTATGGGCCGCCTCCGGGCTCAGCTGAAGAAAATTTTGGTAAAATCCTGCATTCTGACTTTAAAGGTTATCGTGATGAGTTGATTATATCTACCAAAGCAGGTTACAGAATGTGGGATGGTCCTTATGGAGAATGGGGATCTCGAAAATATCTTATCTCCAGTATCGACCAGTCTTTAAAAAGAATGAATCTTGATTATGTCGATGTGTTTTATCATCATCGTCCGGATCCTGATACTCCGCTTGAAGAGTCCATGATGGCTCTGGATCAAATTGTACGCTCAGGAAAGGCACTATACGCTGGTATCTCAAACTATGGAGGCGAAAAAACCCGGCAAGCAAAACACATTTTGGCTGAATTAGGAACTCCTTTCATCATACATCAGCCCATGTATAATATGTTTGTGCGCGGACCTGAAGAAGATTTATTTCCCGTACTTAAAGAGGAGGGCATTGGCTGTATTCCATTTTCTCCCTTATCCCAGGGGCTTCTGACAAATAAGTATATTGGAGGAATTCCTGAAAAATCTCGTATTGCTGATCCAGATGGATTCCTGCAGGAAAATGACCTTACCCAAGAAAAGCTTGATAAGATAATAGCTTTAAATGAAGTAGCTGAGAAGAGGGGGCAATCTCTTGCTCAGTTAGCTCTTGTATGGGTTCTCAGAAATGAGGTGGTTACTTCAGCTTTGATTGGGGTAAGTAAAAAAGAGCAGCTATTAGACAATATAGCCGCTCTTGATAATCTTGAATTAACAGAAGAAGAGCAGAATCAAATAGAAAGTATATTAAATTGA
- the bioA gene encoding adenosylmethionine--8-amino-7-oxononanoate transaminase, with amino-acid sequence MHKNLWHPFTILKDAPDPIKVKSGKGSWLTLEDGREVIDAISSWWVNIHGHTHPEVADAIYEQAQTLEHVIFAGFTHDPAEQLAEMLVEKLPKNLNRVFYSDNGSTAVEVGMKLAYQFWRNKGETRKTFICFEGAYHGDTFGAMSAGERSVFTDVFKDLLFDVEVLPFPETWIDDKSRSTKEDEIIEKLEDLLAKNPDKYAGILMEPLVQGAGGMRMCSEEFLQKLHWVNRQFGVLLIFDEVMTGFGRTGDYFACKRAQVEPDIICLSKGITAGFMPLAATVCSDEIYQTFNSSDPIKTFWHGHSYTANPIGCAAGVASMKILEREEAFKNVEEIHKTEIQKLKNHPKLEHFRITGTIAAMDIKNDEEGGYLNSAAKKIKEECVDHGVLLRPLGNVLYVMAPYCTSEKELQKIYSVIAEIVD; translated from the coding sequence ATGCATAAAAATCTCTGGCATCCTTTTACCATACTTAAAGACGCTCCTGATCCTATTAAAGTTAAAAGCGGGAAGGGTTCTTGGCTTACTCTTGAAGATGGACGGGAAGTTATAGACGCAATTTCAAGCTGGTGGGTTAACATTCATGGCCACACTCATCCTGAAGTAGCAGATGCAATTTATGAACAAGCTCAAACCTTAGAGCATGTAATTTTTGCCGGTTTTACTCACGATCCTGCAGAACAGCTGGCTGAGATGTTAGTTGAGAAACTTCCAAAGAACCTGAACCGCGTTTTCTATTCTGACAATGGATCTACAGCTGTTGAAGTAGGAATGAAGCTTGCCTATCAGTTTTGGAGGAATAAAGGTGAAACCCGTAAAACGTTTATCTGCTTTGAAGGCGCTTATCATGGAGATACGTTTGGGGCAATGTCAGCGGGAGAGCGATCTGTTTTTACGGATGTATTCAAGGATCTTCTCTTTGATGTTGAAGTGCTTCCTTTTCCTGAAACCTGGATTGATGACAAGAGCCGGTCTACTAAAGAAGATGAAATTATTGAGAAGCTGGAAGATCTTCTTGCTAAGAACCCTGATAAATACGCCGGTATTTTAATGGAACCTCTTGTTCAGGGAGCCGGAGGAATGCGCATGTGTAGTGAAGAGTTCTTGCAAAAACTACATTGGGTAAACCGCCAGTTTGGGGTGTTACTTATCTTTGATGAAGTTATGACTGGTTTTGGGCGTACCGGGGATTATTTTGCCTGTAAAAGAGCACAAGTTGAACCTGACATCATTTGTTTGTCTAAAGGAATAACAGCCGGATTCATGCCATTGGCTGCTACCGTATGCTCGGATGAAATCTATCAAACCTTCAATTCTTCAGATCCCATAAAAACATTTTGGCATGGTCATAGCTATACGGCTAATCCAATTGGCTGTGCAGCAGGCGTTGCGTCAATGAAAATTCTGGAAAGGGAAGAGGCTTTCAAAAATGTTGAGGAAATTCACAAAACAGAAATTCAAAAGCTGAAAAATCATCCTAAACTCGAGCATTTTAGAATTACTGGTACAATTGCCGCAATGGATATCAAGAATGATGAGGAAGGTGGTTATTTAAATTCAGCGGCTAAAAAGATTAAGGAAGAATGTGTTGATCATGGAGTTTTGCTGCGGCCATTAGGCAATGTTTTATATGTAATGGCACCTTATTGTACTTCGGAAAAAGAATTACAAAAAATTTATTCAGTAATAGCCGAAATAGTAGATTAA
- a CDS encoding adenine phosphoribosyltransferase, with protein sequence MKKVEQSIIDFISETIRTVPDFPKEGIQFKDITTLLQDKQALELTSYMLEKPFIGEHVDFVVGLESRGFLFGTNLAQDLHAGFVPVRKPGKLPAKSISETYALEYGEDSIEMHEDAIFEGAKVIIHDDLIATGGSAAAASKLVQRLGGEVIGYSFIIELSFLNGREKLIPNVPVESILIE encoded by the coding sequence ATGAAAAAAGTAGAGCAAAGCATAATAGATTTCATTTCGGAAACTATACGAACCGTACCTGATTTTCCAAAAGAGGGAATTCAGTTTAAAGATATCACAACATTATTACAGGATAAACAGGCGCTCGAACTTACTTCCTATATGCTCGAAAAACCTTTTATAGGTGAACATGTTGATTTTGTGGTTGGGCTGGAGTCACGAGGTTTCTTATTTGGAACTAATCTGGCTCAGGATCTTCATGCCGGCTTTGTGCCCGTACGTAAACCGGGCAAGCTTCCCGCAAAATCAATTTCAGAAACATATGCATTAGAGTATGGTGAAGATAGCATTGAAATGCATGAGGATGCTATTTTTGAAGGAGCTAAAGTAATTATTCATGACGACCTGATTGCAACAGGAGGTTCAGCTGCTGCTGCCTCAAAATTAGTTCAAAGACTTGGCGGTGAAGTAATAGGGTATTCCTTCATTATTGAACTTTCTTTTCTTAATGGCCGCGAAAAACTTATCCCAAATGTTCCGGTTGAAAGTATTCTCATAGAATAG